In Sorghum bicolor cultivar BTx623 chromosome 10, Sorghum_bicolor_NCBIv3, whole genome shotgun sequence, one genomic interval encodes:
- the LOC8065756 gene encoding 3-ketoacyl-CoA synthase 6, whose amino-acid sequence MAGSSAAHPQLKQLKPLYQHVVNNFVAVLAAPLAVAAVVNAARVGPDELLARVQAVRAVHAFLAVFVAAAAATLYVMLRPRSVYLVDYACFRTRPNCRVPFATFLEHAKLVTFVEGASIDERSVRFMTRLLERSGLGEETCLPPAHHYIPPYRNMEASRAEVELVIFSAIDDLLAKTGISPAAIDILVVNCSLFAPIPSFTDMIIHRYGMRPDIRNVHLSGMGCSAGLVSVGLAKNFLQVAPKGAHALVVSTETITPNYYVGKERAMLLPNCLFRMGGAAVLLSTSRGRARFRLARVVRTLTGAQDSAYRCVFQEEDGEGHRGINLSKDLMTIAGDALKANITAIGPLVLPASEQLLFALSFIARRVLNRRVKPYLPDFRTAFEHFCIHAGGRAVIDELQRSLGLSDEDVEASRMALHRFGNTSSSSVWYELAYIEAKGRMRRGDRVWMIGFGSGFKCNSAAWECIAPARTAEGPWAESISRYPVHIPEVLKH is encoded by the coding sequence ATGGCGGGCTCGTCGGCGGCTCATCCGCAGCTGAAGCAGCTCAAGCCGCTGTACCAGCACGTGGTGAACAACTTCGTCGCCGTGCTCGCTGCGCCGCTGGCCGTGGCGGCCGTCGTCAACGCGGCGCGCGTCGGTCCCGACGAGCTCCTCGCCCGGGTGCAGGCGGTCCGCGCGGTGCACGCGTTCCTCGCCGTGTTcgtcgcggccgccgccgcgacgcTGTACGTGATGCTCCGTCCCCGGTCCGTGTACCTGGTGGACTACGCCTGCTTCCGCACTCGGCCCAACTGCCGCGTCCCCTTCGCCACCTTCCTGGAGCACGCCAAGCTGGTGACCTTCGTGGAGGGCGCCTCCATCGACGAGCGCAGCGTCCGGTTCATGACGCGGCTCCTGGAGCGCTCCGGCCTCGGCGAGGAGACCTGCCTCCCCCCCGCGCACCACTACATCCCGCCGTACCGGAACATGGAGGCCTCGCGCGCGGAGGTGGAGCTGGTCATCTTCTCGGCCATCGACGACCTCCTCGCCAAGACGGGCATCAGCCCGGCCGCCATCGACATCCTGGTGGTGAACTGCAGCCTGTTCGCGCCCATCCCGTCGTTCACGGACATGATCATCCACAGGTACGGGATGCGGCCGGACATCCGCAACGTGCACCTCTCCGGGATGGGCTGCAGCGCGGGGCTCGTCTCCGTGGGTCTCGCCAAGAACTTCCTCCAGGTGGCTCCGAAGGGCGCGCACGCGCTGGTGGTGTCGACGGAGACCATCACCCCCAACTACTACGTGGGCAAGGAGCGCGCCATGCTGCTGCCCAACTGCCTCTTCCGCATGGGCGGCGCCGCCGTGCTGCTGTCGACGTCCCGCGGCAGGGCCAGGTTCCGCCTCGCCCGCGTGGTGCGCACGCTGACGGGCGCGCAGGACAGCGCGTACCGGTGCGTGTTCCAGGAGGAGGACGGCGAGGGCCACCGCGGGATCAACCTGTCAAAGGACCTGATGACCATCGCGGGGGACGCGCTCAAGGCCAACATCACGGCCATCGGGCCCCTGGTGCTGCCGGCGTCGGAGCAGCTCCTGTTCGCGCTGTCCTTCATCGCGCGGCGCGTGCTGAACCGGCGCGTGAAGCCGTACCTGCCGGACTTCCGCACGGCGTTCGAGCACTTCTGCATCCACGCGGGCGGGCGCGCCGTCATCGACGAGCTGCAGCGGAGCCTGGGGCTGTcggacgaggacgtggaggcgtCGCGGATGGCGCTGCACCGGTTCGGCAACACGTCCAGCAGCTCGGTGTGGTACGAGCTGGCGTACATCGAGGCAAAAGGACGGATGCGACGGGGAGACCGCGTGTGGATGATTGGGTTTGGGTCCGGGTTCAAGTGCAACAGCGCGGCGTGGGAGTGCATCGCGCCCGCGCGCACCGCCGAGGGACCCTGGGCGGAGAGCATCAGCCGCTACCCCGTCCACATCCCAGAGGTGCTCAAGCACTAA